Proteins encoded in a region of the Candidatus Eisenbacteria bacterium genome:
- the rlmD gene encoding 23S rRNA (uracil(1939)-C(5))-methyltransferase RlmD, protein MDSTEPIPAGLSPAVAAAETLVEVRRGQTLELTVSDLAYGGKALAKVDRFVLFVENALPGDRVLATVTRRRRQYAEARAVEILASTPFRVPAPCSHVPICGGCRFQDFDYSEQLRHKQRQVEACLAHLGGLPVAARSVLPAPKLFHYRNKMEYSFGRDERARLTLGLHRRGLYDRPFDLDRCHIATPVSSEIVAFVRDFAVREALPPYDLRNHTGLLRFLVVREGMRTGQVMVNIVASGTHPALDRLAVALRGAFPAVASVILNLTRRKAQVALGEEEHVLAGQPTILERLGGLTFEISSNSFFQTNTEQADRLLDSALEALALTGTERVLDVYAGTGTFTLPIATRSAEAIGIESSEIAVRDAERNAERNGIANARFWKGEAMEVLRDRFDSGPRDASSGRPEIHAVLVDPPRAGLHPGVVSRLIRLGAPRLVYISCNPGTLGRDLSLLCESRFALEWIQPVDMFPHTPHIECVAALRAR, encoded by the coding sequence ATGGATTCGACCGAACCGATCCCGGCGGGGCTTTCGCCGGCCGTGGCCGCCGCCGAAACCTTGGTGGAAGTCCGGCGCGGTCAGACCCTTGAGCTGACGGTCTCCGACCTCGCCTACGGCGGAAAAGCTCTGGCCAAGGTCGATCGGTTCGTCCTCTTCGTGGAGAACGCCCTGCCGGGAGACCGGGTGCTGGCCACGGTGACCCGACGGCGGCGCCAATACGCCGAAGCGCGGGCCGTCGAGATCCTTGCCTCCACCCCCTTCCGGGTGCCGGCCCCGTGCAGCCACGTTCCCATCTGCGGGGGATGCCGGTTCCAGGACTTCGACTATTCGGAGCAGCTTCGACACAAGCAGCGGCAGGTCGAGGCATGCCTGGCCCACCTGGGCGGGCTCCCCGTGGCCGCTCGATCGGTCTTGCCGGCCCCGAAGCTCTTCCATTACCGGAACAAGATGGAGTACTCGTTCGGCCGGGACGAGAGGGCCCGGCTGACGCTGGGTCTCCACCGGCGCGGGCTCTACGACAGACCGTTCGATCTCGATCGCTGCCATATCGCGACGCCGGTCTCGAGCGAGATCGTCGCCTTCGTGCGTGATTTCGCGGTCCGGGAAGCGCTCCCGCCCTACGATCTGAGGAACCACACGGGCCTTCTTCGATTCCTCGTCGTGCGCGAAGGGATGCGCACGGGCCAGGTGATGGTCAACATCGTCGCGAGCGGCACGCATCCGGCGCTCGACCGGCTCGCGGTGGCCTTGCGGGGCGCATTCCCCGCCGTCGCAAGCGTGATCTTGAACCTCACGCGGCGGAAGGCGCAGGTCGCCCTCGGAGAAGAGGAGCACGTGCTCGCGGGCCAGCCGACGATTCTGGAACGCTTGGGCGGCCTCACCTTCGAGATCTCCTCCAACTCATTCTTTCAGACGAACACCGAGCAGGCGGATCGCCTTCTGGACTCCGCGCTCGAAGCCCTCGCCCTGACCGGGACGGAGCGCGTTCTGGACGTGTACGCGGGTACGGGCACGTTCACCCTGCCCATCGCGACCCGATCGGCCGAAGCGATCGGGATCGAATCTTCCGAGATCGCGGTGCGGGACGCGGAACGAAATGCCGAGCGGAACGGCATCGCGAACGCTCGTTTCTGGAAGGGGGAGGCGATGGAGGTGCTGCGCGACCGCTTCGACTCGGGGCCTCGAGATGCCTCCTCCGGTCGGCCGGAGATCCACGCGGTGCTCGTGGATCCGCCGCGCGCGGGGCTGCATCCCGGCGTGGTGAGCCGGCTCATCCGCCTCGGCGCGCCGCGGCTGGTCTATATCTCGTGCAATCCTGGCACGCTCGGCCGCGACTTGTCGCTCCTCTGCGAATCGCGGTTCGCGCTGGAATGGATCCAGCCGGTGGACATGTTCCCTCACACGCCCCACATCGAATGCGTCGCCGCGCTGCGGGCGCGATGA
- a CDS encoding HAMP domain-containing protein, which produces MKPFRLSWIRPSLAAKIAAATSLPILAVMVAALLAVNFRVAAQQDRTVTADLSRAALSFEKQMVHQGEELKRIGIVIARDPKFFAMLTLPRTDRGTEYFQATLAGVAGDFQHDTDAAIFDVTDEHGVVLVRGGRPDEYGINISGSKLIRGALSGRPVSGYTVEGRNAYRVAVVPIVVGGALVGTLTLGQSLDAALAQALKETTRSDVVFTVDGEIALSTVAESMLRSMLQKKIREWRNPDSRREAGTTLEVVPVQGERFLALRGEVEGPEVGGHLGYVLVRSLDQETLVVRRIGGDLFLAGATVALLALLLGLGVAAGITRPIRHLVEAANEMRVGNYDFPLNVRSRDEMGRLAEDFGAMRETQRHEIERLGEIDRMKSNFITIASHEIITPVTMIRAYADILGDGSLGEVTPPQREGLFAIRRGTDTLTRLARDLTNMSLIDRNQLPAHFAPCDIGEVLEEVAVQVAPFVTQRDQQLSIGAEAGLVHPRIDRDYLNQAILNVAMNAVRFTPDGGTIDLGARRVGDAVEIEVSDTGIGIAEEDQERIFSRLVELKDINLHSSGLAEFNSSGLGLGLSIARGIVEAHGGTIRVESHVGKGSTFRIRLPLAGPPSYRPEETTASDSRSKADTTHSSS; this is translated from the coding sequence ATGAAGCCGTTTCGGCTTTCCTGGATTCGACCCTCGCTCGCCGCCAAGATCGCGGCGGCCACCTCGCTGCCCATTTTGGCGGTCATGGTGGCCGCGCTCCTCGCCGTGAACTTCCGGGTCGCCGCGCAGCAGGACCGTACCGTCACCGCCGATCTATCGCGGGCCGCCCTGTCCTTCGAGAAGCAAATGGTGCACCAGGGCGAGGAGCTGAAGCGTATCGGGATCGTCATCGCGCGCGATCCGAAGTTTTTCGCGATGCTCACCCTTCCCCGGACGGATCGCGGGACCGAGTACTTCCAGGCGACGCTCGCCGGCGTCGCCGGCGATTTCCAGCATGATACCGACGCCGCGATCTTCGACGTCACCGACGAGCACGGGGTCGTTCTGGTCCGGGGCGGGCGGCCCGACGAGTACGGCATCAACATCTCCGGGTCGAAGCTCATTCGGGGAGCGCTCTCGGGACGTCCCGTCAGCGGCTACACGGTGGAGGGGCGGAACGCCTACCGGGTCGCGGTCGTTCCGATTGTGGTCGGGGGCGCTCTGGTGGGGACTCTGACGCTGGGACAAAGTCTCGACGCCGCGCTCGCGCAGGCCCTCAAGGAAACGACGCGCAGCGATGTCGTGTTCACGGTGGACGGGGAAATCGCCTTGAGCACCGTTGCCGAATCCATGCTCCGGAGCATGCTGCAAAAGAAGATTCGCGAATGGCGGAACCCGGACTCGCGCCGCGAGGCGGGCACGACGCTCGAGGTGGTGCCGGTGCAGGGGGAGCGCTTTCTCGCGCTTCGCGGCGAGGTGGAGGGGCCCGAGGTCGGGGGCCACCTGGGTTACGTGCTCGTGCGCTCGCTGGACCAGGAAACGCTGGTGGTGAGGCGGATCGGAGGGGATCTCTTCCTCGCGGGAGCCACGGTCGCGCTCCTGGCGCTTCTGCTCGGCCTCGGGGTCGCGGCCGGAATCACGCGGCCGATTCGACATCTCGTGGAGGCCGCCAACGAGATGCGGGTTGGGAACTACGACTTTCCGCTGAACGTCCGATCGCGCGATGAGATGGGGCGGCTCGCGGAGGATTTTGGAGCCATGCGCGAGACCCAGCGCCACGAGATCGAGCGGCTCGGCGAGATCGACCGGATGAAATCAAATTTCATCACCATCGCCTCCCACGAAATCATTACCCCCGTCACCATGATCCGCGCGTACGCGGATATCTTGGGGGACGGCTCGCTCGGGGAGGTCACGCCGCCCCAGCGCGAAGGTCTCTTCGCGATACGCCGGGGAACGGACACGCTGACCCGCTTGGCGCGCGACCTGACCAACATGTCTTTGATCGACCGCAACCAGCTCCCCGCCCATTTCGCCCCCTGTGACATCGGCGAGGTTCTGGAGGAGGTCGCGGTGCAGGTCGCGCCCTTCGTGACGCAGCGAGATCAGCAGCTCTCGATCGGGGCGGAGGCGGGGCTCGTCCATCCCCGCATCGATCGCGACTATCTGAACCAGGCGATCCTGAACGTCGCCATGAACGCGGTGCGCTTTACGCCAGATGGGGGCACGATCGACCTGGGAGCCCGGAGGGTCGGGGACGCGGTGGAAATCGAGGTGAGCGACACGGGAATCGGGATCGCCGAAGAGGACCAGGAGCGGATCTTCTCGAGGCTCGTTGAGCTCAAGGACATCAACCTCCACTCCTCGGGGCTGGCGGAGTTCAACTCGTCGGGCCTCGGTCTCGGCCTCTCGATCGCGCGGGGTATCGTGGAGGCCCACGGAGGGACGATCCGCGTGGAAAGCCACGTGGGCAAGGGAAGCACCTTTCGGATTCGGCTCCCCCTCGCCG